The genomic window GGCGTTCAGCCGAAGATCATCGGCAGGTCGTCCTCGTCGTCGGCGCCCGAGAGGTCGAGGTCGGCGACGACGGGCACGTGGTCGCTGGGGACCTCGCCCTTGCGCTCGTTGCGGTGGATCTCGGCGCCGTGCACCGCGTCGGCGAACGCCCGCGAGCCGAGGATGAAGTCGATGCGCAGGCCCTCGTTGCGGGGGAAGCGCAGCTGCTTGTAGTCCCAGTAGGTGTAGCCGGTGGGGATCAGCGGACGCACGACGTCGGTGAGGCCCGCGGCCTCGAAGGCGCGGAACGCCTCGCGCTCGGGCGGGGAGACGTGGGTGGTCGCGCCCTCGACGACCGTGGGGTCGCCGTTGTCGTCGTCGGTCGGGGCGATGTTGAAGTCGCCGGTCAGCGCGAGCGGCAGGTCGGGGTGGGCGGCGAGGGTGTCGGCCGTGTACTGGCGCAGCTTGTCGAGCCAGTCGAGCTTGTAGACGTAGTGCGGGTCGTCGAGCCCGCGCCCGTTGGGCACGTAGAGGCTCCACACGCGCACACCGTTGACGGTGGCCCCGATCGCGCGCGCCTCTTGCGGCAGGTCGGGGCCCTCTTTGCCTTTCTCGAACCCGGGCATGCCGGGGAAGCCGATCTCGACGTCTTCGAGGGGCTCGCGGCTCGCGATGGCGACGCCGTTCCACTGGTTCAACCCGTGCGCGACGACGTGGTACCCGGCCTCTTCGAACGCCGCGTAGGGGAACTGCTCCGTCTTGCACTTGATCTCCTGCATCGCCAGCACGTCGATGTGCTCGCGCACGCAGAACTCGACGGTGCGGGTGACGCGGGCGCGGATGGAGTTGACGTTCCAGGTGGCCAGGCGCATGGCATCCAGCCTACTTTCGGCCGCCGACATCGGCGGCCAGGGTGACCCCGGCGTTATCCGTATGGAGCACTAAACTCGGGGCCGTGACCACCGCCTCCACGCCCGAGCTCGAAGCCGACCGTCAGGCCCTCATCGGCCTCATCAAGGACGAGGCGGTGTTCCACGGCGACTTCACCCTCTCGAGCGGCAAGAAGGCGACGTACTACGTCGACATGCGCAAGCTCACCCTCGACCACCGCGCCGCTCCCGCGATCGGTCGCCTGGTGCTCGACCTGGTGAAAGACCTCGACGGCGTCGTCGCCGTCGGTGGACTCACGCTCGGCGCCGACCCCATCGCCAACGCCGTCATGCACGAGTCGGTGCACGCCGGTCGCCCGCTCGACGCGTTCGTCGTGCGCAAAGAGCCCAAGGACCACGGCCGCGGCCGCCAGATCGAGGGCGCCGATGTGAAGGGCAAGCGCGTCGTCGTCGTCGAAGACACCTCGACCACGGGCCAGTCGGCGCTCAAGGCCGTCGAGGCCCTGCGCCGCGAGGGCGCCGAGGTCGTCGCCGTCGCGGTCGTCGTCGACCGCAAGACCGGCGCTCAGGCCGCGATCGAGGCCGAGGGCCTGCAGTGGCTGGGGTCGATCGACCTCGACGACCTGGGCCTCGCCCCGCAGTAAGCCCGCCGCGCCACCGGAACAGCCTGGTGCGCCGAGAACAGGCCGATTCCACGCGAATCGTCCTGCCTCGGTGACGCGCCCTGCTCTCGTGACGCACAGGGAGTGGATGCCGACCCCTCGCCGCCCCGAACGGTGCGACGGCCGCGCTCAGGGAGCGTCGTCTCCCGGCCCGTCGAACGGGTCGCGACGACCGCTGCCGCCCCGACGCGAACGGCGCCACTGCACGATGAAGGCGACGAGTGTTCCCGCCGTGATGACGAAGGCGACGATCAGCCAGAGGGTGCGGTCGTCCATGATGTGGTCTCCTCGGGCTCAGAGTCCCGCTTCGAGGCCCTCTTCGCCGTCGGCGAGATCGGTTTCGACGGGTTCGGCGCGCACGAGTTCGGCGACCGAGCCCAGGATCTCGTCGGGGCGGAACGGGTAGCGCTCGATCTCGCGCTGGTCGCTGATGCCGGTCATGACGAGCACCGTGTGCAGGCCCGCCTCGATGCCGGCGACGATGTCGGTGTCCATGCGGTCACCGATCATGCCGGTGTTCTCGCTGTGGGCGCCGATGCGGTTGAGGGCGGAGCGGAACATCATCGGGTTGGGCTTGCCGACGATGTAGGGCTCCTTGCCCGTGGCCTTGGTGATCAGGGCCGCGATGGCTCCGGTGGCGGGCAGCACTCCCTCGGTCGAGGGGCCCGTGGCATCCGGATTCGTCGCGATGAATC from Microbacterium testaceum includes these protein-coding regions:
- the pyrE gene encoding orotate phosphoribosyltransferase encodes the protein MTTASTPELEADRQALIGLIKDEAVFHGDFTLSSGKKATYYVDMRKLTLDHRAAPAIGRLVLDLVKDLDGVVAVGGLTLGADPIANAVMHESVHAGRPLDAFVVRKEPKDHGRGRQIEGADVKGKRVVVVEDTSTTGQSALKAVEALRREGAEVVAVAVVVDRKTGAQAAIEAEGLQWLGSIDLDDLGLAPQ
- a CDS encoding exodeoxyribonuclease III, which gives rise to MRLATWNVNSIRARVTRTVEFCVREHIDVLAMQEIKCKTEQFPYAAFEEAGYHVVAHGLNQWNGVAIASREPLEDVEIGFPGMPGFEKGKEGPDLPQEARAIGATVNGVRVWSLYVPNGRGLDDPHYVYKLDWLDKLRQYTADTLAAHPDLPLALTGDFNIAPTDDDNGDPTVVEGATTHVSPPEREAFRAFEAAGLTDVVRPLIPTGYTYWDYKQLRFPRNEGLRIDFILGSRAFADAVHGAEIHRNERKGEVPSDHVPVVADLDLSGADDEDDLPMIFG